In a single window of the Zea mays cultivar B73 chromosome 5, Zm-B73-REFERENCE-NAM-5.0, whole genome shotgun sequence genome:
- the LOC103625809 gene encoding protein argonaute MEL1 isoform X1, whose amino-acid sequence MPQETIQVLDVVLRESPSWNYVTVSRSFFSTTFGHRGDIGEGLECWRGYYQSLRPTQMGLSLNIDISATSFFKPVTIIKFVEEFLNLRDTSRPLFDRDRVKIKKALRGVRIETTHQQDQIRRYKITGITPIPMSQLIFPVDDKGTRKTVVQYFLDKYDYRLKYVSWPCLQAGSDSRPVYLPMEVCKIVEGQRYSKKLNDRQVTNILRATCKRPQEREKSIRDMVLHNKYADDKFAQEFGIEVSSDLVTVPARVLPPPLLKYHDSGREKTCAPSVGQWNMINKKMINGGTIDNWTCLNFSRMRPDEVQRFCMDLTHMCNATGMVVNPRPFIEVRSAAPNHIENALRDVHKRATQILAQQAVGNQLQLLIVILPEVSGSYGKIKRVCETDIGIVSQCCLPKHASRPNKQYLENVALKINVKVGGRNTVLERAFSHDGIPFVSEVPTIIFGADVTHPPPGEDSASSIAAVVASMDWPEITKYRGLVSAQPHRQEIIEDLFTVSKDPQMGHNVNGGMIRELLIAFRKKTNRKPERIIFYRDGVSEGQFSHVLLHEMDAIRKACASLEEGYLPPVTFVVVQKRHHTRLFPEVHGRRDMTDKSGNILPGTVVDQMICHPTEFDFYLCSHAGIQGTSRPTHYHVLYDENEFTADALQSLTNNLCYTYARCTRAVSVVPPAYYAHLAAFRARYYVEGESSDGGSTPGSSGQTVAREGPVEVRQLPKIKDNVKDVMFYC is encoded by the exons ATGCCTCAGGAAACCATACAAGTACTTGATGTTGTCCTCAGGGAGTCGCCGTCTTGGAA TTATGTCACAGTGTCCAGATCCTTTTTCTCTACAACTTTTGGTCACAGAGGTGATATCGGTGAGGGGCTTGAGTGTTGGAGGGGTTACTACCAAAGCCTGCGCCCAACACAAATGGGCCTTTCGCTGAATATAG ATATTTCAGCAACATCCTTTTTTAAGCCTGTGACAATTATCAAATTTGTGGAGGAGTTCCTGAACCTGCGTGATACATCTCGGCCGTTGTTTGACAGAGATCGTGTGAAG ATAAAGAAAGCATTGCGCGGTGTCCGAATTGAAACAACTCACCAACAGGACCAAATCAGAAGATACAAGATAACAGGGATTACTCCCATCCCTATGAGCCAGCTGAT ATTCCCTGTTGATGATAAAGGAACAAGAAAGACTGTAGTGCAGTACTTCTTGGACAAATATGACTACAGATTGAAGTATGTCTCTTGGCCTTGCCTTCAGGCTGGCAGTGATTCACGACCTGTATATTTGCCTATGGAG GTTTGCAAGATTGTAGAAGGGCAGAGATACTCTAAGAAGCTTAATGACAGACAAGTGACGAACATACTTAGAGCAACTTGTAAACGTCCCCAGGAGAGAGAGAAGAGCATACGTGAT ATGGTTCTGCATAACAAGTATGCAGATGATAAGTTTGCTCAGGAGTTTGGCATCGAAGTTAGCAGTGATCTAGTGACTGTTCCAGCCCGTGTGCTGCCTCCACCCCTG TTGAAATATCATGACTCTGGTAGGGAGAAAACTTGTGCACCAAGTGTTGGACAATGGAACATGATCAATAAG AAAATGATCAATGGTGGAACTATTGATAACTGGACTTGTTTGAACTTTTCACGCATGCGCCCTGATGAGGTACAAAGGTTCTGTATGGATCTGACTCATATGTGCAATGCCACTGGAATG GTTGTCAATCCACGCCCATTTATTGAAGTCCGGTCTGCTGCTCCTAACCATATAGAGAATGCTTTGAGAGATGTACACAAGAGAGCCACCCAAATACTTGCCCAACAAGCAGTGGGAAATCAGCTCCAGCTTTTGATTGTAATTCTTCCTGAAGTTAGTGGTTCTTATG GTAAAATTAAAAGAGTCTGTGAGACTGACATTGGAATTGTATCTCAATGTTGCTTGCCAAAGCATGCTAGCAGGCCAAACAAGCAATATTTGGAAAATGTTGCACTCAAAATCAATGTCAAG GTTGGTGGGCGTAACACGGTTCTTGAGCGAGCCTTTTCACACGATGGTATACCTTTTGTCTCTGAAGTCCCAACAATCATCTTTGGCGCAGATGTCACACACCCCCCACCAGGAGAGGACTCTGCATCATCCATTGCTGCT GTGGTGGCATCAATGGACTGGCCTGAAATCACCAAGTACAGAGGTCTGGTTTCTGCTCAACCACACCGACAAGAGATAATAGAAGATTTATTTACTGTCAGTAAAGATCCACAGATGGGGCACAACGTTAATGGTGGCATGATCAG GGAACTACTGATTGCTTTCCGCAAGAAGACAAACAGAAAGCCTGAGAGGATAATATTCTATAG GGACGGTGTAAGTGAAGGTCAATTCAGCCATGTTCTCCTTCATGAAATGGATGCTATCAGAAAG GCTTGTGCTTCTTTGGAGGAGGGATATCTACCCCCAGTGACGTTTGTGGTTGTTCAGAAAAGGCATCACACAAGGCTTTTCCCTGAGGTTCACGGAAGGCGTGATATGACTGATAAAAGTGGAAACATTCTTCCTG GAACTGTGGTTGACCAAATGATTTGCCACCCTACTGAGTTTGATTTCTACTTGTGTAGTCATGCTGGCATTCAG GGAACAAGTCGCCCGACCCATTACCATGTGCTCTATGATGAGAACGAATTTACTGCTGATGCACTGCAGTCACTGACCAACAATCTTTGCTACAC CTATGCTCGTTGCACCCGTGCTGTATCAGTGG TCCCACCAGCGTACTACGCCCACCTTGCCGCATTCCGCGCACGCTACTATGTGGAAGGAGAAAGCTCAGACGGTGGCTCGACACCTGGCAGCAGCGGGCAGACAGTAGCCCGTGAGGGGCCTGTCGAGGTGCGTCAACTTCCCAAGATCAAGGACAACGTGAAGGACGTTATGTTCTACTGCTGA
- the LOC103625809 gene encoding protein argonaute MEL1 isoform X2: MPQETIQVLDVVLRESPSWNYVTVSRSFFSTTFGHRGDIGEGLECWRGYYQSLRPTQMGLSLNIDISATSFFKPVTIIKFVEEFLNLRDTSRPLFDRDRVKDQIRRYKITGITPIPMSQLIFPVDDKGTRKTVVQYFLDKYDYRLKYVSWPCLQAGSDSRPVYLPMEVCKIVEGQRYSKKLNDRQVTNILRATCKRPQEREKSIRDMVLHNKYADDKFAQEFGIEVSSDLVTVPARVLPPPLLKYHDSGREKTCAPSVGQWNMINKKMINGGTIDNWTCLNFSRMRPDEVQRFCMDLTHMCNATGMVVNPRPFIEVRSAAPNHIENALRDVHKRATQILAQQAVGNQLQLLIVILPEVSGSYGKIKRVCETDIGIVSQCCLPKHASRPNKQYLENVALKINVKVGGRNTVLERAFSHDGIPFVSEVPTIIFGADVTHPPPGEDSASSIAAVVASMDWPEITKYRGLVSAQPHRQEIIEDLFTVSKDPQMGHNVNGGMIRELLIAFRKKTNRKPERIIFYRDGVSEGQFSHVLLHEMDAIRKACASLEEGYLPPVTFVVVQKRHHTRLFPEVHGRRDMTDKSGNILPGTVVDQMICHPTEFDFYLCSHAGIQGTSRPTHYHVLYDENEFTADALQSLTNNLCYTYARCTRAVSVVPPAYYAHLAAFRARYYVEGESSDGGSTPGSSGQTVAREGPVEVRQLPKIKDNVKDVMFYC, translated from the exons ATGCCTCAGGAAACCATACAAGTACTTGATGTTGTCCTCAGGGAGTCGCCGTCTTGGAA TTATGTCACAGTGTCCAGATCCTTTTTCTCTACAACTTTTGGTCACAGAGGTGATATCGGTGAGGGGCTTGAGTGTTGGAGGGGTTACTACCAAAGCCTGCGCCCAACACAAATGGGCCTTTCGCTGAATATAG ATATTTCAGCAACATCCTTTTTTAAGCCTGTGACAATTATCAAATTTGTGGAGGAGTTCCTGAACCTGCGTGATACATCTCGGCCGTTGTTTGACAGAGATCGTGTGAAG GACCAAATCAGAAGATACAAGATAACAGGGATTACTCCCATCCCTATGAGCCAGCTGAT ATTCCCTGTTGATGATAAAGGAACAAGAAAGACTGTAGTGCAGTACTTCTTGGACAAATATGACTACAGATTGAAGTATGTCTCTTGGCCTTGCCTTCAGGCTGGCAGTGATTCACGACCTGTATATTTGCCTATGGAG GTTTGCAAGATTGTAGAAGGGCAGAGATACTCTAAGAAGCTTAATGACAGACAAGTGACGAACATACTTAGAGCAACTTGTAAACGTCCCCAGGAGAGAGAGAAGAGCATACGTGAT ATGGTTCTGCATAACAAGTATGCAGATGATAAGTTTGCTCAGGAGTTTGGCATCGAAGTTAGCAGTGATCTAGTGACTGTTCCAGCCCGTGTGCTGCCTCCACCCCTG TTGAAATATCATGACTCTGGTAGGGAGAAAACTTGTGCACCAAGTGTTGGACAATGGAACATGATCAATAAG AAAATGATCAATGGTGGAACTATTGATAACTGGACTTGTTTGAACTTTTCACGCATGCGCCCTGATGAGGTACAAAGGTTCTGTATGGATCTGACTCATATGTGCAATGCCACTGGAATG GTTGTCAATCCACGCCCATTTATTGAAGTCCGGTCTGCTGCTCCTAACCATATAGAGAATGCTTTGAGAGATGTACACAAGAGAGCCACCCAAATACTTGCCCAACAAGCAGTGGGAAATCAGCTCCAGCTTTTGATTGTAATTCTTCCTGAAGTTAGTGGTTCTTATG GTAAAATTAAAAGAGTCTGTGAGACTGACATTGGAATTGTATCTCAATGTTGCTTGCCAAAGCATGCTAGCAGGCCAAACAAGCAATATTTGGAAAATGTTGCACTCAAAATCAATGTCAAG GTTGGTGGGCGTAACACGGTTCTTGAGCGAGCCTTTTCACACGATGGTATACCTTTTGTCTCTGAAGTCCCAACAATCATCTTTGGCGCAGATGTCACACACCCCCCACCAGGAGAGGACTCTGCATCATCCATTGCTGCT GTGGTGGCATCAATGGACTGGCCTGAAATCACCAAGTACAGAGGTCTGGTTTCTGCTCAACCACACCGACAAGAGATAATAGAAGATTTATTTACTGTCAGTAAAGATCCACAGATGGGGCACAACGTTAATGGTGGCATGATCAG GGAACTACTGATTGCTTTCCGCAAGAAGACAAACAGAAAGCCTGAGAGGATAATATTCTATAG GGACGGTGTAAGTGAAGGTCAATTCAGCCATGTTCTCCTTCATGAAATGGATGCTATCAGAAAG GCTTGTGCTTCTTTGGAGGAGGGATATCTACCCCCAGTGACGTTTGTGGTTGTTCAGAAAAGGCATCACACAAGGCTTTTCCCTGAGGTTCACGGAAGGCGTGATATGACTGATAAAAGTGGAAACATTCTTCCTG GAACTGTGGTTGACCAAATGATTTGCCACCCTACTGAGTTTGATTTCTACTTGTGTAGTCATGCTGGCATTCAG GGAACAAGTCGCCCGACCCATTACCATGTGCTCTATGATGAGAACGAATTTACTGCTGATGCACTGCAGTCACTGACCAACAATCTTTGCTACAC CTATGCTCGTTGCACCCGTGCTGTATCAGTGG TCCCACCAGCGTACTACGCCCACCTTGCCGCATTCCGCGCACGCTACTATGTGGAAGGAGAAAGCTCAGACGGTGGCTCGACACCTGGCAGCAGCGGGCAGACAGTAGCCCGTGAGGGGCCTGTCGAGGTGCGTCAACTTCCCAAGATCAAGGACAACGTGAAGGACGTTATGTTCTACTGCTGA